A segment of the Catenuloplanes nepalensis genome:
GGCCGGACTACGCCGGAGCGGGAAAATGCTTTCAGACGTCCAGGATTCTGGCGTCCGGCAGATAGGGCGTGTCCCGCCGGTACGGTTTCTGGGGTTTGTGGCAGGCCAGCAGGTTCGGTAACCGCGGGTGTTCGCGCAGGTCGACGCCGGCCGCCGTGGCGAACTCGTCCACGTCGGCGAACGGCCCGCCGAGCTCGCGCAGGTCGACCGCGCGGGCCGCGCCGGCGAGGTCGATGCCGGGCAGCACCGCCAGCTCCTCCGCCGTGGCCGCGTTGACGTCGACGCGGTCGACGAACGTCGGCGGGCGGGTGCCGGGCGGCACCACCGGCAGCACCAGCTGATCGTCGGCGGCGGGTGAGGAGGCCGCCGGCAGCCGGGGCGCGGGAGGCGGTGCCGGGGGCATCGGGGAAGGATCGTCGAAACCGGTCAAGCGCTGCCACCAACTCACCGTTACGAACCTCCGCGAACCGGACCCTGGATCAGAACTCTACGGCGCGCCCGTTGCCGGTGCCCATGTCCCAGTCCTCCGGCGCGGTCGCGGCGACCGCGCGGTCGGCGGCCCAGGAGCGGATGGCGGTTATCCGTTCCGACTGTGTCACGCTGAGTGGCACCGTGTTGGTGACCGCGCGCACCAGATCGTCGCGTTCCAGCGGGCGCCGTTGCGCGAACGCGTCGTAGAGCGCGGAGACCACGGCCTGCTCGATCTCGGCGCCGGAGAAGCCGTCGGTGAGCTTGGTCAGCTCGGTCAGCAGCGCCGGGGAGAGATCGAGGCGGCCGGCGACGGCGGGCCGGCTGAGCCGGCGGGCGAGGTGGACGGTCCAGATCGCGGTGCGTTCCGGGCCGGTGGGCAGGTCGACGAAGAAGATCTCGTCGAAGCGTCCCTTGCGGAGCAGTTCGGCGGGGAGGCGGTCGATGTCGTTCGCGGTGGCGATGATGAAGACCGGCCGGGTCTTCTCCTGCAGCCAGGTGAGGAACGTGCCGAAGACCCGGGCGCCGGTGCCGGTGTTGTCGCCGGAGCCGGACGAGGCCGCGAGTCCCTTCTCGATCTCGTCGACCCAGAGCACGCACGGCGACGTGGCCTCGGCCGCGCGGATCGCGGTGCGCATGTTCTGTTCGGACGAGCCGACCAGGCCGCTGAACACCCGGCCCATGTCCAGGCGGAGCAGCGGCAGGCCCCAGCCGGCCGCGACCGCCTTGGCGGTGAGTGACTTGCCGCAGCCGGGCACGCCGGTGATCAGCACGCCGCGCGGCGCGGGCAGGCCCCAGGCGGCGGCCTCGTCCAGCCAGGTGCCGTCGCGGCGCAGCAGCCAGCGTTTGAGGTTCTCCAGGCCGCCGACGTCGGCCAGGCCGGTGTGCGGCTCGACGAACTCCAGCAGACCGGACTTGCGGACCGCCTGACGCTTCTCCTCGTGCACCACCGCGAGGTCCGCGGGGGCCAGCACGGCGTCGTCGACCATCGCGCGGGCGAACGCGTTCTCCGCCTCGTGCAGCGTGAGCCCGAGCGCGGCCTTGGCGAAGCGCTCCCGATCGCCGGGGGTGAGCGTGACCGTGATCCGCCCGGTGGCCATGTTGTCGTCGATCATGCGGTCCAGCAGCGCCCGGATCTCGGTCTCGGCCGGGAGCGGGAAGTCCAGGATGGAGACCTCCTTCTCCAGGTCGTGCGGGATGTGCAGCGCGGGCGCGAGGATGATCAGCGTGCGGGGGACCGGGCCGGCCCGGAACGCCACCGCGACGTCGCGGAGCAGCCGGACGACCGCGGGGCCGAGCGTGCCGTGCAGGTCGCAGAAGACGAAGACGCTGGGTTCGTCCGTGCGCAGCGCGGCGACGAGCGCGTCCTCCGGATCGATCGCGCCGCGCCGGGCGGTGCCGTCCGGCTGGATCAGTCCACTCGTCGGCGACCAGGTGAGCAGCGCACGCGGGGTACGGACCAGTTCCGGGTCCCGGGCCACCGCGGCGATCTCGGCGAGTGCGCGGTGTTCCTCATAGGACTCGACGTACAGAATCGGGATTCTCGCGCGGAATGCCTGCGAGAGGTCGCCCCGAAATCCGATGGACGGCATCGATTTACCTCCCCGGCGGACATCCGACCGGCAGAAGGTTAGCAATGAGCCGAAGACCTGTTGCCTAGGAGCGTCGTGTCCCGTTATTGTGCATCGATTTTCCAGGGAACTTTCAGCTAGGAGATACCCGAATCATGTCCACCACCCCTGTCGCCGCCGGTCAG
Coding sequences within it:
- a CDS encoding ComEA family DNA-binding protein, whose translation is MPPAPPPAPRLPAASSPAADDQLVLPVVPPGTRPPTFVDRVDVNAATAEELAVLPGIDLAGAARAVDLRELGGPFADVDEFATAAGVDLREHPRLPNLLACHKPQKPYRRDTPYLPDARILDV
- a CDS encoding AAA family ATPase — encoded protein: MPSIGFRGDLSQAFRARIPILYVESYEEHRALAEIAAVARDPELVRTPRALLTWSPTSGLIQPDGTARRGAIDPEDALVAALRTDEPSVFVFCDLHGTLGPAVVRLLRDVAVAFRAGPVPRTLIILAPALHIPHDLEKEVSILDFPLPAETEIRALLDRMIDDNMATGRITVTLTPGDRERFAKAALGLTLHEAENAFARAMVDDAVLAPADLAVVHEEKRQAVRKSGLLEFVEPHTGLADVGGLENLKRWLLRRDGTWLDEAAAWGLPAPRGVLITGVPGCGKSLTAKAVAAGWGLPLLRLDMGRVFSGLVGSSEQNMRTAIRAAEATSPCVLWVDEIEKGLAASSGSGDNTGTGARVFGTFLTWLQEKTRPVFIIATANDIDRLPAELLRKGRFDEIFFVDLPTGPERTAIWTVHLARRLSRPAVAGRLDLSPALLTELTKLTDGFSGAEIEQAVVSALYDAFAQRRPLERDDLVRAVTNTVPLSVTQSERITAIRSWAADRAVAATAPEDWDMGTGNGRAVEF